From the Diprion similis isolate iyDipSimi1 chromosome 1, iyDipSimi1.1, whole genome shotgun sequence genome, the window GCATGACAACAAGTATTATTGATAGTAAATCATTCGAATGACTTATTGCTACTGCTTAATTAACATTACACAACTActgttgaatgaatgaatgaatgaattattgCTACTGCTGATTATACCATTATACAACTACTGTTGATTTCAACATAACACCTATAAGTAAACAATTTTCCATGAAATTgtattgtttttaaatataaattagtaTAACAATTGATGTAAAACTTTCGAGTTATTGTTTACAACGAAAAGACTATTCGTAAGAGTATGAGAATACGTAACATTACTGGTACAAGAAAATAGTTTCATGACTAAATCGTTCacggaaatattatttatatcaatTAAGTTTGTATTACCTGTAGTGATTACTCGGAGTCGTAGAACAAAATGTATATTAACGATATCATCTACAATTTGATAAAAGcgtcagaataaaaatacagATGCAATCGGGCCAACTGTCAGTAAAGAGAGCATAAATACAtgcaagataaaaaataattcacatcAGAGTTATTAACAGTGGCATATCGTTAACTATACAATTTATTTCCTGAATAAAAGGTAAATGTTGGATATACTCGCAGAATTGATATCATAAATTGTTATACGTTAAGACAACAAGCAGATTGAATCTATAATTGTAGTTCAAATTGCAGTTTCTGGTGTGCAGGAATATGAAATAGTTTCGAAGATCTATGTTTGCACTTATTGAGAATCGACAAATATATCATAACATATAAAATTTAACATCCCATTTAGAATTATTAACAACAGAATAAATATTGACCTTTAATATTATAATGCATTTTTATAAACGAACGTTTTTTAGAGTaactttaataaaaaaaaattcgtgaaagtCTGACGCTTGAGAGACTTTATCTTCAACACTATCAGCCCTAGCTGCCAAATAGAGTTCATAAAAAAACCTTAGTTATTGAAAATGGATATTTTCTACTATCTCGAAAGACCCGATGGCATCTTTTCGAGAAAGTCTTGTTCAATCACTGCTTCTAATTGACTGATATTCAATGTTTCGTGTGAATCAGTCGATCTACGACTAAGTGCTGTAAAGAATGGGTGCAGATCTTGTAACGAGCGAATGTTGTTCGATGCCAGTAAAAGTTCGCCAGGTAACGATGTCAACGGAGCAACCTCACCACCATACTATAATTTAATATGATGTAATTAGAAGCACTAGAATATTCATTATTCTGTTGAAAGTGTAACTTCTTATTGTAtgcgataaatatttaattgtaGTAAGTGTACCATAGGAATCTCTTTCAAACTCGATCTGAAAGTTTATGACTAATAAAATACGCATTCATAACTACATTTCATGTTAAAGCTACATGAATAGCCTGGAATATACAAAAGCGATAAAGCACGAATCTAATGctttcaataaaaaagaaaaaaaacatgttagTGTTTCAAGATAAGCGTAAAGCACCTATTTTATTCGACCTGTATATATTGGACTGGTTCCAGATGTAGTCTAAGGaaactttatttataaacCATGGGATAAGAGAAGGAGAGTTCGAAATGTCAGAACAGCAAGCTTCAAATTATAAGATTGTACTAGTTCGCAGCCATTTGCAATTCAAATAAAGACAGGAGACACGtgttgaattttaatattgaaataagttTAGGAATGAATCCTGGGTCATGGATGGGTAAGTCCATTTAATTCTGTTTGTAGAACAAAGCTTGAATGAAGATAACCATTGGATGAATAATATCAAAGGCAGGATTAATCACTTTGTGGTTAAAATAATACAATGTGAATACCGACTTGTTAATTGTCAAATCCAACATTTCAATCCATCACAAGTcccattttatataaatttagtTTCTCACACGGTATCAAGCAGAACTCCGTTAATGCCTCTCTGTATTGGCTAAATTCTAGAGTAACGATAATAGGAAAATGTCAAGTCACATTCGGTAGACTTCTTTGTTCCATTTCAGTAGATCtgaaattgttcgaaattttggtaCATTTTACAGTGTGCTGACAACTTGAGCTGACtatcaagaataaaaaataatatgcagCTTTCTTAGTTTGACATtgttaaaaacttttacaacaGTATTTTATTCCGTGACATAAAGAGTAATCACAATTTGATCACTGTACCTAAAAGAATCGCTACACATATATCGCGgatattgaataattcaacTTCTAGTTCTACGTAACGGAGTTTCAAagattaaagaattttttcagttgaGCTGGATTTCACCAGTACTATATAAAGCAATCGATATTCCTATGTACCTAAGCCACTGATGATAAGTAAAGTGGACTCGTATGCGCATCGGATGACAGTGAAAGATCAAATAGAGGCAACGAGTCAGTGCAGAATTAACCGGCAGAATGAATGGACTGAAACACGTGTGTATGCTGATTTTAAGCATCAATGTGTCAACAATTATTTCTCGTAAGTATGTGAGGAAAGATTGTTTTTATGTTAATGAAAGCTTCCAGAATTGTttgcaacatttttgaaacaatcattttcttttttactcaatTGAATACCTGGCGTACAGAGTTTCTTGTTGAATACAAATATAGTGCGTTTATATTTGAAGGAAGAAAGCCAATCCGCactatttataattttcattgttatgACTAGTGATTTTGCAGTAATGCAGAAAGCAAATGGTTTCATAGTGCATATAACTAATACTTCACAAAAGAATGACCCTGAATTTAAGTTGTGCGCTGTAATCTCCACTAGTTAGTGTGCTGAAGACATTTCACAGCaatatttttgcacttttGAACCAGACTGTAAGGTACATTAGCAAAACTTTACTCACTagtgttattataatattgaaaaactcTGTGgcatttcgttgaaattttccaaatgtacgaaaaaaaaactgtttgcagaatatgaaaatgtaaCAATGGGcattttcgtaattaattttaaacggtttgcaatttttttgtgtAACTCTAATGTGTTGTATGATTATTCAGGAAAAATGAAACCTGTAGCAATGGGTGTAATGGCGCAGTTAATAGAGAGGGCCATAATTGCTTAACTAGGCTTAATTCAGTCTACTTGATATTAATTGATGgaaataaaacgaatattGAGAATGAAGAtgcaacaataaataattatacaactatatgtatatacatgactTAAGTCTGTTAAGTAATAACAAGCATcaagattttttctaaattgaaTCTCTAGTAGAGATGGATAGGCTAGATAAAATGCTGTTATgtaactaaccgatatttACTAATGGTGGGTCTCAAGTTCACCGAAGAAACATCTTTCAGATTATTTGAATACCTAATACTTTACTCAGGTAATAATACTTCAGTCAGGTACTGATAGATGCGACCGTACATAATCTAAAACTGGATTTTGTTTGCAGAATACGTAGATGATTCAGATTACGAGGACTACGGTGTATACGATGAATTTTTACTGAATGGTCGCAGACCCATGCAACAACCTACAAAACGAGTAGATACTACCCAAGATGATTTTTACATAATAAATGATTATGAAGAGGCAATGCctaaaagtgataaaaataaaaatgatatatatGCTGCAAAAGAGGAAATAGATTTGGATCCAGAGAATGATGAAGGATCCGTAGAAGTGATTAAACCGCCGTATCATCAACTCAAATGGTTACAACCACCAGAAAGAGTGTATCAATACACAAAACATAGAATACCTGGTTACGATTATCATGAGTTAGATTTCATGGGATATAAAAAGCTAAGTAAGTGTGACACAAGATCTGTTTGGTCTCACTGCGTCTGTCAATTCACGTGCGCTAATCCGAACGAAGTTGATTGTTACATGCCATGCATAAGTGGATGCGAATGTAAAGAAGCCTACGTGTTTGACGAAAACTCACAACTATGTGTACCACTAGAGATGTGTCAGTAGcaagaaaatataaacatttatgaaaaataaaactgctcAGTTTAAAAGTTATAACATTGAGAACACTGAGACCTATTTTGTTGatgatttgtttttctcttccaaacaTGCATTTTAGAAAATCCGATTATACCTTGACCAGATTTTCACAGTACTTTTTAATAAATGCTCACATGTTAAAATGATGAATACATACCTTAGTGTCCATAAGCCTTGCAATCCTGGTAATGTGAGGCACAAAATCTGTTTGACGCTCGCTGTTCTGTATACTGCCTGATGCTGCATCACCCACAAATGCCCATCGATACCTGAGTATATCAAATATATTATTGAATAAGAGCATAAATAGGTAATTAAAGAAGCAAGATACTACTGAAGTATGTGTACGAAGTTTATCTTCATAcacattataattttcattataattttttttttgtacacgcACATTTGGAACTGTGGAAGTCTGTGCGCTGGTAAGAGCAATGCGAGATCCAAGAGTTTAGCAGTAGCTAATTGCAGCTGTAGCCAGTGTGGATGTCCATGAGCTTGAAGACCATTACTGGCATTTACTGCCCATGAGGAATCCAATGCGGATAAAAGTCTAATGTGAGagctaaatgaaaaaaaaaatcgttattttttaacttcatTGATATTCAAAAGCCACTAAAAGTAGCCGTCGGTACATGAAATTTGGATGTGTGAATGCAAATTATATGGTAAAAAGCCAGCCAAAATCATACAAGGACAACACAAAGTACAATTAAAATTCGTATGATTCCTGAAAGATACGTATGCAGCATTACTATTATAGCAATTACATTATAACGTTAATGCTTAGTGAAACCCACACAtcgattttgacaaaatatACCACTGGAAATTAGAATAAGACAAAGATGTTGCACAAATGTTTAGTGAGTATTTGTTTCAAGCCATTCGTGTATCAATCTCagataaataacaatttttagacAAGAATAAAGATATGTGTAAAaacagaattttaaaaaagaaaaaaaaaccaaccgaGTCATATGATTTAGAATATAGAATCGAAGAAATTTGTGAATTCTCATACGAGAAACATATGAATGACTATCAACTTCAGTTAATGCCTGATAATATTCATTTGCGATCACCTTAAACAAggaaatttgtaattaaactggtaatatttcattgttattatttacagAAATACACGCAAAATCAAATACAAAATCACGTATTTTATTAATTGGAAAATCAGTAGATGCAAAATTCACAAGTTTTCACATTGATAGAtgcaaatgaatttcatttctaacAGAATACTACCCTCCTATTCATGCCTGAAGTATGCTAAGCAATTTCTGAAATTATCAATGTTACAGTTTATTTGTACTTAGGTCTAATTACCTGTTCTGTCGACTGTTGCCCAACACCAACCACCAAAATCATTGTCGCACCATAAATCCAACCATATCACGGATGCCAAAACAGAGCCAAAAACATCACGTCATTAGGAATCATTCTTGTTAGTGTGGAGTATGTCAGTATTACCAAACATTAACCATTCACATATATCACCACTTGCGAATTTAGTTTGATGAGGTATAACTTTTttgcttgttaaaaaaaaaattatggcaaTGTCCTATAGATTACAGCTATTAGAAATGTTTAAACGTATTC encodes:
- the LOC124408038 gene encoding uncharacterized protein LOC124408038, with amino-acid sequence MNGLKHVCMLILSINVSTIISQYVDDSDYEDYGVYDEFLLNGRRPMQQPTKRVDTTQDDFYIINDYEEAMPKSDKNKNDIYAAKEEIDLDPENDEGSVEVIKPPYHQLKWLQPPERVYQYTKHRIPGYDYHELDFMGYKKLSKCDTRSVWSHCVCQFTCANPNEVDCYMPCISGCECKEAYVFDENSQLCVPLEMCQ